CTAGACTCTGAGAGTGCGGATAAGCTTCACAATCTATTTTTTGAACTACGGGAAAAATTTGGACAAACCTTCGTTATTGTTACGCATAATGAAGACCTGGCCGAAATGGCCGATAGGAAGCTTACCATGGTCGATGGTAAAATTGTAAATAAAGCCGTGATAGCTTCTTAATTATGTGATATCTATGCTACAAGAGCTTTGGAGTTATATTAAGAATCCAAATTATACCGAAGACGCCAATCAAGATTTCAGTTATCGATTTCGTACGCTAGTAGTTTTGACCGCGCTTTCCATTATGGCGAGTATAGTGCTTGGGTTAACGATTGCTGCCTTCCAAGGACTGTTTCAATTAGATCTAGGCAAACACGCCATAGATGACCTTGTTGAAAATTATCCACCTGTGTATCTCTTTTTGGGAGCAGTAGTGCTGGCTCCTGTCTTGGAGGAACTTCTATTCAGGGGACCTATGATTTTCTTTAAACGTAAATCTTATTTTCCGATCATCTATTATGCCCTAACCCTCATATTTGGTTTTTACCATATTACTAATTTTGAAATAACCACTACCATAATTCTCATGTCTCCCCTACTCGTCTCCCCCCAATTATTCGTAGGCAGTGCTTTAGGTTTTATTAGAGTCCGTTTTGGACTTCTTTGGGCTATTGGTCTTCATGCGCTTTATAACCTTTTATTGGTTGGTCCTATACTTTTGTTAAAGGTTTTAAATATACCCTTGGAATGACCAAAGCAGCATTGAAGGAATTTTTGGACGAAAAAGTAATGGCCTATAATAATCCAAAGTTCCTAGAATCGGACCCCATACAAATACCCCACGGATTTCACCGCAAGGAAGATGTTGAAATCAGTGCGTTTCTAACCGCCACCATAGCTTGGGGCAACCGCAAAAGTATTATCAACAACAGCCGAAAATTAATGCGCCTTATGGATGAAAGTCCGTTTGAGTTCGTCATGCACCATACCGAGGATGACTTACACCACTTGCAGGATTTCGTTCATCGTACCTTTAACGGACTAGATTTAGCTTTTTTTGTAAATAGTCTGCAACATATTTACAAAAATCATGACGGTCTGGAAGGCATCTTTACAAAATATCAAGAGAAGGATTCGCTCCAGCCTACGATATCTAAATTTAAAGAAATATTTTTTGAGCTTCCGCATCAGACTCGTACAACAAAACACGTTTCCGATCCTCTAAAAGGTTCCGCTGCAAAACGCATTAATATGTTTCTCCGATGGATGGTGAGAGATGCCAACACCGATGTCGATTTCGGATTATGGAAGCACATACCCGCTTCAAAACTTTCATGTCCGCTCGATGTTCATTCCGGGAACGTGGCCCGAAAATTAAAATTATTAAAGCGAAAACAGAACGATGCTAAAGCTTTGGCAGAGCTTGATGCAAATTTGAGGAAGTTAGACCCGCTTGAT
This genomic window from Maribacter sp. MJ134 contains:
- a CDS encoding CPBP family intramembrane glutamic endopeptidase, which codes for MLQELWSYIKNPNYTEDANQDFSYRFRTLVVLTALSIMASIVLGLTIAAFQGLFQLDLGKHAIDDLVENYPPVYLFLGAVVLAPVLEELLFRGPMIFFKRKSYFPIIYYALTLIFGFYHITNFEITTTIILMSPLLVSPQLFVGSALGFIRVRFGLLWAIGLHALYNLLLVGPILLLKVLNIPLE
- a CDS encoding TIGR02757 family protein encodes the protein MTKAALKEFLDEKVMAYNNPKFLESDPIQIPHGFHRKEDVEISAFLTATIAWGNRKSIINNSRKLMRLMDESPFEFVMHHTEDDLHHLQDFVHRTFNGLDLAFFVNSLQHIYKNHDGLEGIFTKYQEKDSLQPTISKFKEIFFELPHQTRTTKHVSDPLKGSAAKRINMFLRWMVRDANTDVDFGLWKHIPASKLSCPLDVHSGNVARKLKLLKRKQNDAKALAELDANLRKLDPLDPVKYDFALFGLGVFEKF